The genomic region GAAGGCGGCATCcaagtcggcgacgtcgtcggcgtcggcgcgcagTCCGACTCGTGCCTCAACCGCGACGactctccctctccctctgGATTCAAGTGCGCCGAGTGCGCCGAGCGCAGCGAAAACTACTGCACCCGCACCGTCGCCACCTACGCCTCAAAACACCGCAACGGCGACAAGTCGTACGGTGGCTACGCCCGCTTCCACCGCTGCCCCTCGCACTTCGTCTTCCGCATccccgacggcctcgcccccgaGTTCGCCGCCCCCATGCTCTGCGCCGGCGTCACCGTCTACTCCCCGCTCAAGCACTTTGGCGCcgggcccggccgccgcgtcggcgtcgtcggcgtcggcgggctcgggcaCTTTGCCGTGCTCttcgccaaggcgctcggcgcggacgaggtcgtgggaatctcgcgcagggcgagcaAGCGCcaggaggcgctcgactTGGGCTGCACCGAATACATCGCcaccgaggacgacaaggactGGGAGACGAAGAATGCGCGCAGGCTGGACCTCATCATCTCGACCGTTTCGTCGCCAAAGGTGCGTTTTGCCCTCTCTCCCTTTCCCACTCCCTCTTTcccttcttgccgcccctgggctgggcgcgaCGTCTTACACGGAGGGACAACTCCTTTGTAatgcgtggcggcggcctccttgcTCACTTACACGGGTGCGCCCACATCACGAACCGAAAGCGAAACCAAGCCCCCGTCTCGCCGGATCCTCATGATTGCTGGCTGACTGACACGCCCCGTGCGTCATCGCAGATGCCCTTCTCCGGTtacctcggcctcctccgcctcgacggcaccctcgtccaggtcggcctgcccgagggcgagctcCCCTTCCGGCCCTTGAGCCTtgagggcgcgcgccgccggatcGCCGGCTCGGGCATCGGCTCACCCGACGAGATCCGCGAGAtgctgcagctcgccgtcgacaaaaAGGTCGAGCCCTGGGTCGAGAAGCGGCCCATGTCTGACGCCAAccaggccatcatcgacttTGAGGACGGCAAGCCGCGCTTCCGCTACGTGCTGGTCAACGAGCAAtaaaaagagagagagagacagagaggtGAGAAGAGGGAAAGGAAAGCCCATAAAGGCAACGAAGCCACACGTATAGAGTCAGAGGAAAGAGAGTACCCGCGCGTGGGTAGTGTGTGCGGTTCGCCCGACAATGTGAAAAATCATGACGGGCTGCCAACCCTGGGTACGGTGAAAAAAAGGTGTACTACGTACTTACTCAACAGGCGTGGGATGGCGTCGCACAAAAGGGGAGAGCAGTGCATGCCGTGGTGTTACTGGTATGGAGTCGCGCGACGtccattttttttttcggtCGTGCAGGCGGTACCAGAACGGCTTGTGATGCGAGATGGGAATATGGGTATGCCAGATGGAGCGGATGCAACGCAGCACCAAGTGGCGAAccttcttctctctcttctgatgtggtggtggtgacacTGCCGCCATGCGCGGCGCTTCCAACATTGATCCATCTTGTTGTTGAAGTTGCTCGCATGACTCCGGTCCAGCCTCAACGCCGCACCATGGGATCCAGACCAGGCCTGCCATGCCGCCTCAATGTAGTCATCGTCGTTTTCGTTGTCATCGTTTGGTACTGGACCTGGATGGCTCATCACATGGGCGTTCCTCGTATTCGTGCGTTGTTGACAGTCGGCCTTTCCCCtcacgaggcgccgccgccgccgcccctgtGCTCGACTGACTTGCATAAGTTGTAAGTCGTAGAGTATCTTCGCACTGCTCAACACGCAAGTTGTCaactcgtcgtcttcgcaGCGGCTCAGCAGACAGACGCCAATGCGCTCGCGCACGTGAACCCCGCCAAGAGacacgagagagagagagagcttTCACACACGCCCCCTCATCCCTCCAACTTTTCGTACGTcagcacgtcgacgccgctgctccCGGCTCTCGGTCTTCGTATGAGCTcgcatgtcgccgccgagaatAAGCCCGTGTAGGTTCCCTGTACCATACTTACTCCGCGGGATGAAGGATGGCATCCTATGGAGTAAGCGCCGTGTAAGTCACCATCCCCTGCCCACGTACAACGTAGACTGTAGTCACGGCTCGTTCAGGTCCGCGCCCCATCGCGAATACTCATGGACCAGGGAAGCCCTCGTTTTCgtccagcccggcgccaGGCCCCCCCTGCAAGACATTCATGCGACGAACGCACCAGACCGTCCTTGGattcgcccgccgcctcgactgcgagcccggcgacgcACACACACCTTGATATGTCTATTCTGGGAGAAGGAATCAATATGGGGCAGGCGCAGCAACATccggcgacggtgatgatgatgctctCTGGAGGTGGTTGGCTGAACCCCCCCGCGGGGCGAACACATGGTAATATCCGGGAACGGGCTTCGAGTGATACAGTACGCGTGAGCTGGGTAGGAAGAGCCGCTGACCCTGCATGTCACGAATCGAGCACCTCAGTTAACTACCTTGCCCGTGAATGAATCCTTCTGTGATTAGCATGCCAGGATGCCAGGATCTCAGGTCGTCCC from Purpureocillium takamizusanense chromosome 12, complete sequence harbors:
- a CDS encoding Alcohol dehydrogenase (NADP(+)) (EggNog:ENOG503NVVI~COG:Q) gives rise to the protein MASSNDNYKFEGWVGEDESSAEGKMVWKDYEPKKWEETDVDIRITHCGICGSDLHVLRSGWSKAPYPVVVGHEIVGVAVRVGSQAEGGIQVGDVVGVGAQSDSCLNRDDSPSPSGFKCAECAERSENYCTRTVATYASKHRNGDKSYGGYARFHRCPSHFVFRIPDGLAPEFAAPMLCAGVTVYSPLKHFGAGPGRRVGVVGVGGLGHFAVLFAKALGADEVVGISRRASKRQEALDLGCTEYIATEDDKDWETKNARRLDLIISTVSSPKMPFSGYLGLLRLDGTLVQVGLPEGELPFRPLSLEGARRRIAGSGIGSPDEIREMLQLAVDKKVEPWVEKRPMSDANQAIIDFEDGKPRFRYVLVNEQ